CATTGGTCGCTTGTGTGGTCGGACGTTGGAAGGCAAAAATAACACGCGCGATTGGTCACGCCGGTGCGATGGCCGGCAGTGGCGACAACGCCGAGGCCAAAGAAAAATGGTTCCAGGATATCCTCCAGGTGGAGGGAATTTATACGCCAGAAAATCCGATTATTTCTAAACGCGGCGCAGTGGTCACCAATATTGCATATATTCCAGCGGCGCTGACGGCAATCATGCAGCTCCATGGAATTGATCCGGATTTTAAATCAGAAGGCGATCTGACTCTCAAGCCGTGGTTTGGTGATAATCAGGGATTACCTTTACCGTTGGAACTGGATATTCCGTTGGTTGAACCCATCCAGCCCTATCGTGATCAGATTGCAGAGTTAAGTAAACAAGTTGGGGCAATTTTCCCACGGGAAGCAATGAAGGATCGTTCTGGTAGTTCCATCATGGACGCCCAAACCCAGGTAACCAGGGTAAGTGGTGTATCAATTCTTGAAACCGCTCGTTATCCACTGGAATCCAATTACTGCCTGGCCTTGATTCACGAGCATAATGACGATAACGACAATGCCTTGTTCAATACAGCGGTCGCGGCAGATATCAATTTGCACGGCAACTCCATAATTAACGTGGCAGATGTTGTACGTGCGGCTGACAATTCGCCCAACACAGTATTAGCGGCGGCGTGCGCCGTAATTGGGCCGTCCCTGATCGATGATGCTCGCAGCGCGGTAGATGCCTTGATCGACTTGTTCGGTCATTCCGGGTTGCATCATGGCGACCAAGAGGGATTTGATTTTTCTGCCATTCAGCCAAGCTCACGCCAACGGAAACAACTGGTCGGCGATGTGGTGGATCCCAAGGCCGAAACAATATTGGCGGGTCTCGCGGCGCGTGGTGCGAAATCAGTATTTGTCGATTATTTGAAAACCCTGCCAGGGTATCCAAATTCAGCTGCGGTATTGGCCGCCATTACCACGACGATCAGTTGGACCGCTTTGATGCGTAAAAAAATAACGCGCACCACGGCACGCAATCTGCCATGGTACACACGGCTATTTTCAGTCATCATCGGTGCTTCAGTTAATGCATCGCATCATCAACCTGATAGTTTCCGTGGCGTAGCGAATCAAGAATTGGTAAATGGATGGTCAGCTACGGAAATTGCCTATCTGGCTTTGCTGGGTGAAAAGCCTACGCCTGAAAAATTATTTCCATTTCAGGTGCTGCTTGGTCTAATTATTTCTAATGGTGTAGGTACTATTTCGGCACAAGGTGCTAAGGGTGCGGTATCGGCTGATGGCCCGGAAACTCCCGATCGCGTGCAGATTAATAAGGCGATGATCGGCTTTATGACCCATACAGGATTTGCCCATGGTGGCAATGGTTACGAAGGTATCCAGTTTTTAGTTGATCAATTTTGTAGCGTAGGACTCAAGGATGCCGGCAATCCCGACCACGGCCTGGATCTGGTGGCAATGGGTAAGAAATTCGCTTTAGCCTTTGCTGCTGAGAAAAAGGCTAAAAAAGGAGTTGGAGAGGGTGTCCGTAATATTCCTGGTGTCAATCACCCGGTATTCAAGGGGCAACTTATCAACAAAGATCCGCGTGAAGTATATCTTGCCAGTCTATTCAAGGAACGAGGTGAAGTAAATGTTTTTCACGATTTCTATAATACGTTGGTGCAGTCACTCTATGACAACGGCGTAACCGCGAATGTATTTTGTGTGAATATCGACGCTGTGATTGCTGCATTGTTACTTAAATTGCTTTGGCCACGTTATTGCAGCGGAGATTTTCCAGCGGATGCGATGGAAACCGCAGCATTTACTGCGTTTTTGTACGGACGAATGGTTGGTTGCGCTGGTGAAATCGATGATCACATCAATCGTGGTCGTAACATGGATACTCGTACTCCGGCATCGCAATGCACCTTTGTTTCTTAATTTAACGTTTTTGACGTTAACTGCGTCCTTCTCTAAAATAAAGGGTTGTTCTGAAAGTTACGAGGTATTATTATTTATAGATCTTTAATACAAAGATGAATGTACGTTTGAGTTTCATGTGGAAAAATTAAAAAATATGCAATAATTGTGCTCGGAATTTTACAAAAGTTCCGTGGAGGAAATGTAATTGCTGGCTTCCTTTTTTGAAAGGAAGCGGTGGTTCCGTCAGTCATTTCGACAGGTATCAAGGCATGGGGATAGCAAGCGTATCGGCTACCGTTTCACCACGGGGCGTTGCGCCTGATTCGGCGCGAAACAACAAGGTCACTGTCTATATCATGGGAAAGGCCCATGAAGTGCCCGCTACGGCAACCATCATGGGTGCCATTGAATATGCGGGGCATCAAATTATTCATGGCGCGGGATGTCGTGAAGGTTATTGTGGCGCATGCGCCACAATTTATCGGATAGCGGGTGATTATAAGATTCGTACTGGTTTAGCCTGCACGACATTAGTTGAGGATGGGATGACCTTGACTCAAATTCCTTCGGTCCCGGCTGAAAAGGCGATTTATGACATTGAACGATTAAAACCGAATGTTGGTACTATTCAGCAGACCTATCCAGTAGTATTTCGTTGTGTAGCCTGTAATACCTGCACGAAATCTTGTCCGCAAGATATTCGAGTAATGGATTATGTTCAGGCGGCCAAGCGGGGTGATATTGCGGAGATAGTTGATCTTTCTTATTATTGCGTGTCATGTGGTCTGTGCATGTTGCGTTGTCCGGCGGAAATTACCCAGCCTTTAGTTGCTACTCTTGCTAAACGTCTTTATGGTTGTTATTTAAGCAAAAAAAGTCCAGAATTATTCGAGCGAGTTGCTGCTATTACAGCGGGTCGCTATGAAACTGAATACACGGAATTGATGGCATTAAATCGCGACGCCCTTTCAGAGCGTTATTACGCGCGTGATTCCGAATAACGGATCGGGAGAAAACTGAATGTACCCAGAATACATGGCGGAATCGTTGCGTAAGGTGATTCAGACTCGATCACAGCGTTTAGAATTGGGTAAAAAAACCACTCCTGTTTTTCCGCTCATGAATGCTGATGAGCGAAATGCAGTACTTAATGGATTTCATCCTGATTTTAAGACAGACGCGCGACGCGCGGTGCGCATTGGTCCGAATCGAGGAGAGATTTTAACTACAGAAGTCGCTGATCTACTGGAATCTCACTCTTGGTTGCATAATAAAAAAATTGATCTTGGCCGGCCTGATATTGAAACTGATTTATTAATTATTGGTGGCGGTGGAGCGGGCTGTAGCGCTGCGCTCGTGGCGATGCGGGAACACGGAATGCGTTCGGTAATTGCAACGAAATTACGGA
The genomic region above belongs to Gammaproteobacteria bacterium and contains:
- a CDS encoding 4Fe-4S ferredoxin codes for the protein MGIASVSATVSPRGVAPDSARNNKVTVYIMGKAHEVPATATIMGAIEYAGHQIIHGAGCREGYCGACATIYRIAGDYKIRTGLACTTLVEDGMTLTQIPSVPAEKAIYDIERLKPNVGTIQQTYPVVFRCVACNTCTKSCPQDIRVMDYVQAAKRGDIAEIVDLSYYCVSCGLCMLRCPAEITQPLVATLAKRLYGCYLSKKSPELFERVAAITAGRYETEYTELMALNRDALSERYYARDSE
- a CDS encoding CoA-binding protein, which gives rise to MMNKQDKFKYFFVGINSLAELATPEDRVCVLNILGNESRTVTPVSHAYSGGNVVFGTSPGRRGEILETKIGNIPVYNNVREGLDAGHRFNVGVVYLPPAAVRDGVFELLRVNQDIKKVFILTEKVSVHDAREIRALAQQRKVDVFGANCLGIADSWNHVRIGGALGGDNPGETLKKGTVAIYSNSGNFTTTIASYLMSGGWGTTTSISSGKDLYIHYGPAEFVYALDNDPRTKAAVMYIEPGGYYEQGLEINKPLVACVVGRWKAKITRAIGHAGAMAGSGDNAEAKEKWFQDILQVEGIYTPENPIISKRGAVVTNIAYIPAALTAIMQLHGIDPDFKSEGDLTLKPWFGDNQGLPLPLELDIPLVEPIQPYRDQIAELSKQVGAIFPREAMKDRSGSSIMDAQTQVTRVSGVSILETARYPLESNYCLALIHEHNDDNDNALFNTAVAADINLHGNSIINVADVVRAADNSPNTVLAAACAVIGPSLIDDARSAVDALIDLFGHSGLHHGDQEGFDFSAIQPSSRQRKQLVGDVVDPKAETILAGLAARGAKSVFVDYLKTLPGYPNSAAVLAAITTTISWTALMRKKITRTTARNLPWYTRLFSVIIGASVNASHHQPDSFRGVANQELVNGWSATEIAYLALLGEKPTPEKLFPFQVLLGLIISNGVGTISAQGAKGAVSADGPETPDRVQINKAMIGFMTHTGFAHGGNGYEGIQFLVDQFCSVGLKDAGNPDHGLDLVAMGKKFALAFAAEKKAKKGVGEGVRNIPGVNHPVFKGQLINKDPREVYLASLFKERGEVNVFHDFYNTLVQSLYDNGVTANVFCVNIDAVIAALLLKLLWPRYCSGDFPADAMETAAFTAFLYGRMVGCAGEIDDHINRGRNMDTRTPASQCTFVS